One Ostrea edulis chromosome 2, xbOstEdul1.1, whole genome shotgun sequence genomic region harbors:
- the LOC125679925 gene encoding toll-like receptor 4 produces MGQKIISCTNVRTDLSIPRNLKSLKFEFSHIGSTIGGMYIGYYHKIENISIRGNSFTEWLGPLCNVSTIKYMDLSENLCSNVSSYFFDNFSGLKILLLESNYLVYPLSRDAEGFIFKGLVNLIHLSLYNNRIDVLPRMIFRGLTSLKTLNLSTNGLSDITFTMNFFNLSTLDLSNNYIRYFSRGAMKELDDQHGLSINLINNALVCNCESLPFLKWYRGLHNKDSRIQFTKQQLYMCKTLDDTKVKLSSVLEKLYRLEKDCRKTDSYVVILLACGIVGILFVIVGFLFKRHKWKIQYFLYLAKRELMKRKYEPLRRTEEYKYDVFISYADEDRPFVLEQVMTKLEEKFRVCIHDKDFIPGSDIADNIIGAIRNSKKTVLIISKHFIKSDWCMYEFNMALSGP; encoded by the coding sequence ATGGGACAGAAAATTATATCATGTACCAATGTAAGAACTGATCTTAGTATTCCTAGAAATTTGAAATCTCTGAAGTTTGAGTTTTCACACATTGGCAGTACCATAGGAGGCATGTATATAGGGTATTAccataaaattgaaaatattagtATCAGAGGTAATTCTTTTACGGAGTGGCTAGGACCATTATGCAATGTTTCTACCATTAAATACATGGACCTTTCTGAAAATTTGTGTTCGAACGTTTCCAGTTATttctttgacaatttttcaGGATTGAAAATTTTACTCTTGGAATCGAATTATCTTGTGTATCCATTATCACGAGATGCGGAaggttttattttcaaaggtCTAGTAAATCTCATACACCTTAGTCTATACAACAACAGAATCGATGTGTTACCTCGAATGATATTCAGAGGATTAACGAGTTTGAAAACATTAAACCTCAGTACCAATGGACTGAGCGACATAACGTTTACCATGAACTTTTTCAATTTGTCGACTTTAGATCTTTCCAATAACTATATAAGGTATTTTTCTAGAGGAGCCATGAAAGAACTTGATGATCAGCATGGACTATCAATAAATCTGATCAACAACGCTTTGGTTTGTAATTGCGAATCTCTTCCCTTCTTAAAATGGTACAGAGGACTACACAACAAGGATAGTCGGATACAGTTTACCAAACAACagttatacatgtgtaaaacattaGATGATACCAAGGTTAAATTGTCATCCGTCCTAGAGAAACTCTACAGATTAGAGAAGGATTGTCGCAAGACAGACAGTTATGTTGTCATATTGTTAGCATGTGGGATCGTCGGCATCTTGTTTGTGATAGTCGGGTTTTTATTCAAGAGACATAAATGGAAAATACAGTATTTTCTGTATTTGGCCAAACGCGAAttgatgaaaagaaaatacgAACCACTGAGAAGAACCGAAGAATATAAATATGACGTTTTCATATCATACGCCGACGAAGACAGACCATTTGTATTGGAACAGGTGATGACAAAATTGGAGGAAAAGTTTCGTGTGTGTATTCATGATAAGGATTTCATTCCAGGTTCAGATATAGCAGACAACATCATTGGTGCCATCAGAAACAGTAAAAAGACGGTGTTGATTATTTCTAAACACTTCATTAAATctgattggtgtatgtatgaaTTTAACATGGCTCtctcagggccgtaa